The genomic stretch GCCTGGATTAGGACATAGAGGTTAAAACATGGAAGCCTTCGGAGAAAACTATTTTTCAAGGAAAGCCTAAGATCCGGGGTTCAAATCCCCGCGGGCCCACCAAGGTATGCGAAAGCTATATTGTTTAAGTAAAACTCCAGGTAGGATTAAATGTTTAATTTCCGTAAACCTTAATATTTAATTTTTATATATTTTTATCTTTAAAGTGGTTTTAATGAGCGAGTCTAGAATTCCAGTAAAGTTTATTATTGAAGGTTTAGGGGAAGCTAAAGGAGAGTTAATGAAATTTTTGTCTCCAAAAACTGTTGAGTCGATTTTGAAGGTTTTACCAGTTGAAGGGTATGCTGCTGTTTGGAAAGAGGAGGTTTACTTTAATATTCCAGTTAGCGTTGGAGCTGAAAAACCTAAAAGCCGCGTTGAAACTGGTGATTTAGCTTATTGGCCTATGGGCTCTGCTATATGCATTTTTTATGGTAAATCTCAACCTTACAGCTCAGTTAACATTATAGGAAAAATTACTGAAAATTTAGAGGTTTTTAAGCAAGTTAAAGAAGGCGTTAAAATAACTTTAACTCGATGTTAATGGGGAAGCAAGCTTATATATTTTGATTCTAGAGTTTCCTTGAGCCATTTGAATAAGCTTTTTTAATTCAAGCTCTTTAAGAAGGTTTTTAGCTGCGCTTAATCTTAAGTTAAGCTGCGAAGCTACTGTATAAGGCGTTAAAACATCTAGTTTAGAAAGCTCTTTAAGCGCCGCCTCCGCTGTTCCAGCGAAGAAAACGCCCCGCTCTTTCTTCTCTATAACCTGCTTAGCCTTCTTTTTTTCAGCTTCCTGCTCTCTCTTCTTTTCCTCCTCTTTCTTCATTTGAGATACAGTTTTCTTTTTTGTTCCACCCAACTTTTATTCACCAAAAAAATTAAGTTTAAGGATTTATAAAAACGTTTTCTATAAGGTTTTTGATGCTTGGGAGGAAATGATTTGAAAGCTGTTACTGTAAGATTGCCTAAAGCTTTGCTAGATGGAATAGACTCTTTAATTGAAATGGGAATATATCAAAATAGATCCGCAGCTATTAGAGCTGCTGTGAGAGATTTACTTAAAAAAGAGCTTTGGAAAATTTAAAAGCTTTCAAGAGAAAAATTTTTAAATAGTTTTCTTAAAGTAGTCTTTTATAAAGGGAAAAGGCTGCGGGAAGCTAACCTCATGGAGGTAATCTCATCACCATGAACTTTGGCTTCTCCGCTTCTGCCTCCCAAATTCGCTTTTTAAATTTTCTTTAATTTTTTTAGCCGCTTCAAAATATACTTCTCTTAAAGGCTTGTTTGCTTTAATAGCTATTTTTTTAGCTTCTTCATATTCTGGTTTAACTTGGATTACTTCTCCTTCTTTACTTCTTGAAATTTTTACTGCAATTTGCTCTTTGCTTTGGTTTAAATCGATTTTCGCGATAGCTTTTCTTCTTAAAGCTAAATGTCTAATGCATGGGGTTACCCGTATTCCCAAGGTTCCAGTTTCCTTCATGATTAAAGAAATCAATTTATTCACTTTATCTTCGCTTGAGAGAACTTTAAGAATATATCCTGGTCGATTCTTTTTTGTAAACATAGGGATTACAGAAGCGTCTTTAGCGCCTTCATTCATTAACCTTTCTATAACGTATCCAATTACTTCTCCAGAAACATCATCTAAATTTGTTTCTAAAACATAAATTAAATCTGTATACTCGCCCCCTTCTATTTCTCCTTTAATTACGCGTAGGATGTTTGGGGCTTCTTTAAGCTTTTTAAATCCGCAACCATAACCTACGCTTAAAGGACTCATTAATGGAAATGAAGATAAAGAAGCTGAAGCTAAATTTGTTAATAACGCTGCGCCAGTAGGCGTTGTTAACTCTTCATTAATGAATCCGCCTATTATCTTAAATTTTTTTCTTTTAAGAATCTCTAGCGTTGCTGGAGCTGGAGTTGAAAAAAACCCGTGAGAAAATTTAAATAAACCTTTTCCTACAGCCACAGGAGTAGCATAAACTTCTTCTTTAAATAAATTTAACTCTTCAGCCGCTTTGGCCACACCTATAATGTCAACTAATGTATCTATAGAGCCTGATTCATGCAACTTTACTTTTTTAAAGCTTACTCCATGAACTTCAGCTTCAGCTTCAATTAAGGTTTTAATAGAGTTTAAAGCAAATTCTTCAGCTTCTTTAGAGAAATTTAATTCTAAAGCGGATTTTTTTATCGCGTTAAAAAGTTCTTCTCCAAACCTAAATTTTTTTTCATCCTTAAACTCTATAAGAAGCTTTTTAGCTTTAACGCCGTGAGTTAACTCTTCAATAACTGAAATCTTCAGCTTACTGCATCCATCAACAAAGTTTTTAACGCTTTCCATAGCTTCAATAACTTTTTCCTCCTTAACTTTTAAATCTAAAAGAGCTGCTGCAAGCATGTCTCCTGAAACTCCAGCTAATTGACAATCTATTAAAAAAATTATTTTACTCAATAAGCCTCCTCCACAAGCAAATTAATAACTGAAAGCAAGCTAAAAACTTGCTGCTTTAAAATTTAAAGGCTTAAACGATAAAACCTTGCTTTAAAAAATTATTTAAGGAGGGGTTAACTTGATTTTACCAGATTTAAAAATAAAAAAAATGGTTGAAAATAGAGAATTAATTATTTCACCTTTTGAAATTAAATGCTTAAATCCTGCAGGGTATGATCTACGTTCAAACATGAGTATTTTAATTAGCTCTAAAGAGCAGAAGCTTATTTCAACTTTAGAAAGGGTTGAGCTTCCATCCAACATAGCTGGCTTCCTGAATTTACGTTCATCCTTTATTAGAGAAGGTTTAATAGCTGGTTTAGCTTTAGTTGATCCAGGTTTTAAAGGTCAACTTACAATCTCTCTTTTCAACGCTTCATCGAATGAGGTTAAAATTTATCAAGGAGAACCCTTCCTTCAAATAAGTTTTATTCAACTTCTAGAAAAAGCTGAGAAACCTTATTCAGGAAGATACCAAAATAGTAAAGGCGTTACGAAAAGCTTAAGGCATGGAAAAACCAATAATTTTTATTTAAGTATGTAAAACTCTAGTTTAAAGAAAATTTAAATTATAATAACAAGCGTTAAAGGTAAGAGGATATGAGATCTGAATCAGGTTCCAGAATTCTTGAGTTAAAATATAAATTAGCTACGATAGAGCTTCTTAATTTAGCTAAAAACTATTATACTTATAGGGAGCTTTCTCAAATAGTTGGTTTACCTGAAACTGTTTTAAGCAGGTATATTAAAGGTCATGTTTTACCAACAATTAAGCGGGCTGAATCTATAAACTCTCTTCTTCAAAACGTTTTGCGTTTAGATGCTGAATTAGAGAAAAGAATAGTTTTTGATGATTCAGGCTACTTTGATAATACTGAAATTATTTCAGATACTTTACTTTTAGGAAGAGCAGTTCAATATGGAATAAATAAATTCGCTGGAAAAAGAATTACTAAAGTTTTAACAGCGGCTGTTGATGGAGTGCCTTTAGCTACGCTTTTAGCTTACAGGCTTGGTGTAGGATTAATTATCGCTAAAAAAGAGAGAGAAGTTGGAGTTAGAGATTTTATAGAGGAAACTTTTATTCCTCAAAAAACAGCTGTTATGATGAGCTTATATATTCCTAAAGGAAGCATAAGAAGAGGCGATTGCGCTTTAATAGTTGATGATATAATAGATAGCGGGGAAACTCAAAAAGCTTTGATTAAGCTTATTCAAAAAGCTAAAGCTGAAGTAACAGGGGTTTACGCTTTAATAGGAATTGGGGATGAATGGAAAAATAAAATAGCTGAGGTAGCTAACTGCCCAATGGAAGTTGTTCTTCAAATTCCAAGAAAGAAAACTTAAGTTTTCATAAAATTTTCTTTTATAGCTTCCTTATAAGGCGGCTTTAATACAGCTTTCTCTGTAATTATAGCTGTTACAAGCTTAGGTGGGGTAGCATCAAAAGCTGGATTTAAAACTTTAACTTTAGGAACAGTTATGTAAGCGCTGCCTATTTTTTTAACTTCATTCGGGTTCCGCTCCTCTATTTTAACTTGCTCTAATTTGCTTTTTAAATCTAATGTTGAAGAAGGCGCTGCTACATAAAAAGGTATATTAAAATATTTTGCTAAAACAGCTATTGTTAAAGTTCCAATTTTATTTATTACATGACCGCTTGCTAAAATTCTATCAGCTCCTACAATAACTTTATTAACAAGCTTTTTTTGAAAAACGTAACCTACCATATTATCTGTAATTAATGTTACTGGAATTTTATCTTTCATTAACTCGAAAACTGTAAGCTTTGCTCCTTGAAGCTTCGGCCTAGTTTCTGTAGCGTAAACTTTAACATGCTTCCCTTTTTCTATTGCTGCTCTAATAACGCCTAAAGCTGTTCCATAACCAACTGTTGCAAGAGCTCCAGCATTCTGCCAGCTCTTAAGAGAGCTGTTTGCAGTGCGTTAAAACAGAATCTCCATCATTAATTAGCGATGAACCAATTTTCCCAAGCTTACGGTTTACTTCAAAATCTTCTTGAGCAATTTTATTAGCTTCCTCAATTACAGCTTCAACAATTCCTTCTTCAGCTTCCTCAGCTTTCTTTATTACGCGATTTAAAGCCCAAAAAAGATTTATTGCAGTCGGCCTAGCTGATTCAATCTTTTTTTTAGCTTCAACAAGCCTTTTTAATATTATTTCTCTTTTTTCACCTCGATTTTTATAAGCGGTTAAAGCTAAACCCATCGCTGCTGCAACTCCTATAGCCGGCGCTCCCCTAACAACCATTTTTTTAATAGCCTCAGCCACCTCGCTATATGTGGAAAGCTTAACGTAAACAAGCTTTTTTGGAAGCAGCCTTTGATCAAGCATGTAAAGCTTTCCTTTTTCCCATCGTAAAGTTTTTAAAGAAAAAAAGTTTTTCATAATCTTCACCTCGTTAAAGTTACTT from Candidatus Bathyarchaeota archaeon encodes the following:
- a CDS encoding type II toxin-antitoxin system ParD family antitoxin, translating into MKAVTVRLPKALLDGIDSLIEMGIYQNRSAAIRAAVRDLLKKELWKI
- the larC gene encoding nickel pincer cofactor biosynthesis protein LarC, producing the protein MSKIIFLIDCQLAGVSGDMLAAALLDLKVKEEKVIEAMESVKNFVDGCSKLKISVIEELTHGVKAKKLLIEFKDEKKFRFGEELFNAIKKSALELNFSKEAEEFALNSIKTLIEAEAEVHGVSFKKVKLHESGSIDTLVDIIGVAKAAEELNLFKEEVYATPVAVGKGLFKFSHGFFSTPAPATLEILKRKKFKIIGGFINEELTTPTGAALLTNLASASLSSFPLMSPLSVGYGCGFKKLKEAPNILRVIKGEIEGGEYTDLIYVLETNLDDVSGEVIGYVIERLMNEGAKDASVIPMFTKKNRPGYILKVLSSEDKVNKLISLIMKETGTLGIRVTPCIRHLALRRKAIAKIDLNQSKEQIAVKISRSKEGEVIQVKPEYEEAKKIAIKANKPLREVYFEAAKKIKENLKSEFGRQKRRSQSSW
- a CDS encoding dCTP deaminase, translated to MILPDLKIKKMVENRELIISPFEIKCLNPAGYDLRSNMSILISSKEQKLISTLERVELPSNIAGFLNLRSSFIREGLIAGLALVDPGFKGQLTISLFNASSNEVKIYQGEPFLQISFIQLLEKAEKPYSGRYQNSKGVTKSLRHGKTNNFYLSM
- a CDS encoding adenine phosphoribosyltransferase, with protein sequence MRSESGSRILELKYKLATIELLNLAKNYYTYRELSQIVGLPETVLSRYIKGHVLPTIKRAESINSLLQNVLRLDAELEKRIVFDDSGYFDNTEIISDTLLLGRAVQYGINKFAGKRITKVLTAAVDGVPLATLLAYRLGVGLIIAKKEREVGVRDFIEETFIPQKTAVMMSLYIPKGSIRRGDCALIVDDIIDSGETQKALIKLIQKAKAEVTGVYALIGIGDEWKNKIAEVANCPMEVVLQIPRKKT